TTGGCGCGAGCGGCTGAAAAAATCAAGCATCTCGAAGCGGCACTAGAAGCTTCGGAGGATCGaatagcggcggcgacgtcgtcgcaaagcGGCCCACGAGGAGGCCCCGCCTCTCTCGCCTCGCGCAAAGTCATCGAAGAGctatcaaaagaaaatgctCGCCTACAAGCGACGCTTCGCAACAGCAAAGCAAACGCGGTAAACGTCTTCCTGCATTCGATCATGGCTAGAAACGGACGTGATCTCGAATAATGAAACCCCCCACAACTTTCCCCGGGGATTTCCCCTCCCGCGCGCGTGGGTTTTTTTCCTGTCTAACCGGTTCGGTTTGTTTTATTTAGGCAGGTGAGGATTGGATTCTCGTCACCGGCGAGCTGCGTAGGGAGAACGCAAACTTACGCAgcaaattgaaaacgacgcaaaCCGCTCTCGATTCGATCAATCCCGAtccgaacgacgaaaagcaATCGGCCGgcgaaattcttcgtctctcgtcgaaacTCGTCGAAATGGAAGATCAGCTCAAGGTGAAAAACGCGCTCATCGAAGGCCTCTCGACGCACCTCGCCGAAACTCAGAAGCGCGTCGAGAAACTCGACTTCGAACTTCGCGATgcgcgcgccgccgccgttgtcCAGAGCGACGCTAATGAGACGACGCAACTAAAAGCggaaatcgaaacgacgaataaAAAACTTCGAAAggcggaagacgacgtcgctcacTTGCAAAAAGCCTTGGAGCAAACTCAATTGGAGAAGACTCAGGTGAAATACTCGTCATTtattgcttttttttttcttatttctcACCtgttgatttctttttcttcttctcaggCTATTGAGGTGACGCACTCTTGGGACGCCTATTGCAAAGAGCAGGATAAAATAATACGCAATTTAGAAAAGGAGTGTGCGAAACTCAAGGGTCAAGTAGACCAACTCCAAGTGGGCAAAGAGTCGCgcaaacgcgacgtcgaacgcatACTCCTCTCGGCGAAACAGCTCGTCGACAAGGAGCGAAAGGATCGCGTACGAGCTCAGGCAGCGACCAAGCGTGCTCAAGAACAATTTGAATTGCTCGAAGGGAAATATCGATTGCTTGAGcacaatttcaaaattgagtccgatcgacgaacgacgttgGAGGAGGAGTTGGGCcagcgtcgcgacgatcgcgagaGATTCGGCGTCCTAGAGCAACAAGTGAGTGTAAAGATCTTTCGCATCATATGCATATTTAtagatttcctttttttaggtcGTCGTATATAAGGAGGACTTTGAAACCGagcgtcgcgatcgcgaacgaATTCAAGCGGAGTGCGAGGAATTGAATGAACAGTTGAAAGAGTGTCGAAAGAGGATACGAACTTTGgaagacgagcgacgtcagTTGACTGCAGCCGCGCCGCCACTCGCGCCGTCAGCTATGGCAGAGTCGAGACGAAGCTcagccggcggcggcgcaacCGCCATGGCTAATTATCCGGTGAGTAGCTAAGGTCACCTCAATATTTCGTAGTTGACGTTTATTCTCTAGTTATCGAGTTTCGAGCATAAGATGGTTCTTCAGCATCAACAGCGGATCGAGAATCAGATCAAGAAAGATAGGGCATCGTCACAACGGCGAATGTCGCCTCATAGGCCACCACCTGACGTCGAATCTGTGAGTTAATTGTGTTCTCCTACGTGTCACGTTAGCAATATTTATTACTAGGATTTGGTGCCGCGCTCTCTCACCCAGCATCTTGGCCCAAGCGGCGACGTCCAGATGGACTCCAGCTTCACTACTCTCACTACTCATTCGCAGCCGATTACTCAACCGACTGCTGATTCCGATGAGGAGCAGATGTCCATGTTCGGTGGGAGTCGATCGGTGATTGTGCCTAGGGATCCGTTTGAGGGACCGTCGGTGCCCTTGCGGATGGGATCGCTCAGTGCTCCGCCCGTGGAATCTTTGAAGAATAGTCAGGCTCCGCAGAGGAAGGGACGGGGTAACGAGCTCGTGTGTCCGCGCTGTTCGGCGGCGTTTGCTGCCAGAGATGGAGCCGCGTACATTGAGCACGTTGACAAGTGTTGCTCCCTTAGTGACTAATTGCTTTActgataatttttttgagtttaTTGCTT
The Oscarella lobularis chromosome 3, ooOscLobu1.1, whole genome shotgun sequence DNA segment above includes these coding regions:
- the LOC136185183 gene encoding TNFAIP3-interacting protein 2-like, with the translated sequence MSSIELISADGDGGGGISNSSDESPDSIKARDATKRLALLFHEKQTELARAAEKIKHLEAALEASEDRIAAATSSQSGPRGGPASLASRKVIEELSKENARLQATLRNSKANAAGEDWILVTGELRRENANLRSKLKTTQTALDSINPDPNDEKQSAGEILRLSSKLVEMEDQLKVKNALIEGLSTHLAETQKRVEKLDFELRDARAAAVVQSDANETTQLKAEIETTNKKLRKAEDDVAHLQKALEQTQLEKTQAIEVTHSWDAYCKEQDKIIRNLEKECAKLKGQVDQLQVGKESRKRDVERILLSAKQLVDKERKDRVRAQAATKRAQEQFELLEGKYRLLEHNFKIESDRRTTLEEELGQRRDDRERFGVLEQQVVVYKEDFETERRDRERIQAECEELNEQLKECRKRIRTLEDERRQLTAAAPPLAPSAMAESRRSSAGGGATAMANYPLSSFEHKMVLQHQQRIENQIKKDRASSQRRMSPHRPPPDVESDLVPRSLTQHLGPSGDVQMDSSFTTLTTHSQPITQPTADSDEEQMSMFGGSRSVIVPRDPFEGPSVPLRMGSLSAPPVESLKNSQAPQRKGRGNELVCPRCSAAFAARDGAAYIEHVDKCCSLSD